One window from the genome of Cucumis melo cultivar AY chromosome 12, USDA_Cmelo_AY_1.0, whole genome shotgun sequence encodes:
- the LOC127144415 gene encoding uncharacterized protein LOC127144415: MRCVEYVYSNIRDYLSSVGFEKWSRAYSRRRRYRMMKSNSAESLNSVFKDLRELPVATMLCLIRDVLQKWFYERSKAASTMKSHLTSWAENILHLEHEKSRRLLVDPISTTEYQVTNGNQQFIVKLNVGCCSCRVWDVEEIPCTHALAVLRMLNLDTYSYLSEFYYRETLSATYYGCIQLIGSHFDERVVDSVTKILPPVFKRQAGRPRKQRIPYVDEFSSSARCSNCNRKGYNSRTCK, encoded by the exons ATGAGATGCGTAGAGTATGTTTattcaaatattagagattatcttagtagtgttggttttgagaagtggtctcgagcatattcacgtagacgaaggtatagaatgatgaaATCAAATTCTGCAGAAAGTTTAAAttcagtgtttaaagatcttagagaactacctgTGGCAACGATGCTTTGTTTaattagggatgtattgcaaaagtggttttatgaacgaagtaaagctgcttctacaatgaagagtcatTTGACTTCTTGGGCTGAGAACATTCTGcatttagaacatgaaaagtcgagaagattattg gttgatccaataagtACAACCGAATACCAAGTAACGAATggaaatcaacagtttattgtgaagttaaacgtgggatgttgtagttgccgagtatgggatgttgaagaaattccttgtacacatgctcttgctgttctacgaatgcttaatttagatacctattcttatctatctgagttttattatagagaaacactatcagcaacatactatggttgtattcaacttattggatctcattttgatgagagagttgtagattctgtcacgaaaatattacctccagtctttaaacggcaggctggaagaccaagaaaacaaagaattcctTATGTTGACGAATTTAGTAGTTCAGccagatgttccaattgtaatcgtaaaggaTATAACAGTAGGACTTGTAAGTAA